In Gadus chalcogrammus isolate NIFS_2021 chromosome 23, NIFS_Gcha_1.0, whole genome shotgun sequence, a genomic segment contains:
- the LOC130377235 gene encoding C-C motif chemokine 4-like: MTTCGPMTKSLLLLAVVVALTGQGSAVPQKFSKCCERVSIKQITETIVDYMVQKKNKPCVNAVIFKTESGKTLCCKHDAPWVKTKVGELELNKRLALASTPPS; this comes from the exons ATGACGACCTGTGGCCCCATGACgaagagcctgctgctgctggctgtggtGGTCGCTCTGACCGGACAAGGATctgcag TACCTCAGAAGTTCTCTAAATGCTGCGAAAGGGTGAGCATAAAGCAGATCACTGAAACCATCGTGGACTACATGgtgcaaaagaaaaacaaaccctGTGTCAATGCCGTCAT TTTCAAAACAGAGAGCGGTAAAACGTTGTGCTGCAAACATGATGCGCCCTGGGTGAAGACGAAGGTCGGGGAGCTTGA GCTGAACAAAAGATTAGCATTGGCCtcaacccctccctcctga